Part of the Leptolyngbya sp. BL0902 genome, TGGTGGCCTCGGTCTACGACACCTTCGTCCATCGCCTCGTGGAAGCCACCCGCTCCCTCAATGTGGGCGATCCGGCCCAGCCCAGCACCAAGGTTGGCCCCGTCATCGATGCCAAGGCCCAGGCCAACATTCAGCAGTACATCGAAAAAGGCAAGGCCGAAGCCACCCTCGCCCTGGAAATGCCCGCCCCCGCCACGGGCTACTTCGTTGGCCCCACGGTGTTCACCGACGTACAACCCGATGCGGTCATCGCCCAAGAGGAAATCTTCGGCCCCGTCCTCGCGGTGATCAAAGCCCAGGACTTTGATGACGCCCTCCGCATCGCCAACGACACCGACTACGGCCTGACGGGTGGCCTCTATTCCCGCACGCCCTCCCACATCGAGCGGGTGCAAACCGAGCTGGCCGTGGGCAACATCTACATCAACCGGGGCATCACGGGGGCGATTGTCTCCCGCCACCCCTTTGGCGGCGGCAAAATGTCCGGCGTCGGCTCCAAGGCGGGCGGGCCAGACTATCTGCTGCAATTCCTAGAACCCCGCCACGTCAGCGAAAACGTGCAACGCCAAGGCTTCGCGCCGATTGAGGGGGTAGATTAAGCTATTTCAGATGCCAGGGTTCTTTTGCGGACGGTCGATTTTCGTCGTCGCCCAACACAGAATCCTGGGATTTAACCCGTTAGCGTCTCACCAGATCCCAGGATTCTCTTGCAGGCAGACTATGCGTTCTGTCTAGGCAACGTAGAATCTTGGGATTTATAATAAAGGGTTAGCCTTAAAGCCTTAGTCTCCGTGCGGCTTCAGGCTATAAACCAACAGTTATTGACAACCTTTGGTTTATAGTCCATAATTGGAACCAATGAAGCCAAGTAAAACTCGATGTAACAACTCGACTTAGGTGCTTCATGAGAGTTAGGAAAGTTCAAGAAGTCATTTGTGACGATCTGCCAGAAAAACTCGAAGGTGTTAGGCGCAATGCAGGCATAAGTCTGCTGAAAATTTGCAAGCGTTTAGATATTTCTCCAACTTATTGGTATCGACTAGAGCGTGGTGAAACAGACACGATCAATTACGAGTTGATCCAAAAAATTGAGCAAGAACTTTCCTGTGATTTTGGCATTAATTTTCCAGATTCACCAAAACGTAATTCCAAAAAAGGAAGGCAAGGCATGGATTTGTCTAGATTGCAATGGATTAAAGTCGTTACTCCCCCTGCGGATTACCACTCTCATTGGGCCTATACTCCTCAAGAGATTGAGAAGATGAAGAATTCTGGTTCTCAGGTCATCAATCATGGCGAGACTACTATTTTTCCTCTGGGCTTTAGGGGTAAGCAGAATGTGCCTCTAGAGGTAGGTGATCTGATTGCTCTAAAACAGCACGCCAAAATAACTCACATTGTTGAAGTGTTAGATGAGCAGTTCTTCGGAACAGATGAATGGTCTAATCGCTATGTGAAGATTATTTGGTGGAAGCCGGACACTGATTGGGCCTCTCTGCCTCACGCCAAGGAGGTGCTTGGAGTTGATTTAACCCCAATGAAGGGAACTCCATATCTCTTTGATTCCTTCAAAGACTTTAGTAGCACGTGGAAAGGCCCAGATTCCCTAAAGGAATTCCAGGCTTTTGTTCTCAACCAACTGTCAAAGATCTAGTCCGTTAAATCTGAAGTAAGGAGTAGGTGAAGAAATGACAATGCCACCTGAGACTGTTGATGTCATCTGTCCCAAATGTGGACATCAATATCAAGACTGGTATCGACCCTCTGTTAATCTCGATCTAGATGATTTTGATGATGAGTATCTTGACGAATGCTCAAGTGCCGTCTGTCCTCAGTGTGAACACAAAGTTTATTTCAGCACGTTGACTGTGAAAGATAATGTGTTCTACCGTTGGTAACGGCAAGCTGGATTAGGGGACTCGGAGCTATAGGATTGAGCAAAACTCACGGAATTACCATAATGTCACCAGCCATTTCCGAATTGCTGCCTGCGATTGCCGCACTTTCCTCCGCTGACAAGTTTCGGCTAGTCCAGTGTGTTTTGGCCCAACTAGCCCAGGAAGCTGACATTGAAACTGTGGAAGCGCTAGAAGAAATGTAATCTATGGCTAGAAAAAAGAGTTTGCGCGGTGGCTTAAGGCAGTACGCTAATCCTGCATTAATAGAGTAGGAACAAGATGTTTGGCAAACCGTCGCAAGTGAGAAATATGAGCATTATTTGACAAAAAGATCAATAAGCTGATTCAAAAAGCAGACTAAGAGCGCCTGCTGTAGTTGTGGCCAACGAAGATCCTATCTTCGCCCCCGTCATCGTGGCCATCACAGCCCAAGACTTTGACGATATCCTCTGCATCTCCGACGACACCGACGATGGCCTCGCCGGAGAACTCTATTTCCGCCCGCCCTTCCCCATCGAGCGGGGGCAAACTGATCTAGCCGTGGTCAACCTCTACACCAACCGAAGCTCACGGAGGCACAATACTGGCCGTCACACCCCGGTAAACCCTGACTGTGATGGGGCCACCCCGGGAACTAGACGCCAATCGTTAAGATAATCCTCTAAACTCCGACCGGAATACCGGGGTTTATGCAAGAATAGGGAAACGATGGTGCCCATAGCGCACGAGTCGTTTGTCTGGAGGCGCGTGGTGATTGGCTACGCCCCGTTATTGAGATTCCTAGGAGATTTGCGATGACCCTACAACTTGGTGATCAGGTTCCCAACTTTACCCAGCAAAGCAGCGAGGGTGAAATCAACTTCTACGACTGGGCTGGCGAGAGCTGGGTAGTGCTGTTCTCTCACCCCGCCGACTACACCCCCGTGTGCACCACCGAGTTGGGCAGCGTGGCCAAGCTCAAGGGTGAGTTTGACAAGCGCGGTGTGAAAGTGATCGCCCTCAGCGTCGATAGCGCTGAATCCCACAACGGCTGGATTGGCGACATCAACGAAACCCAAGGCGTGGCCGTGAACTATCCCATCCTGGCCGACGAGGACAAGAAAGTGTCCGACCTCTATGGCATGATTCACCCCAACGCCAACGCCAAACTCACCGTGCGGAGCGTGTTTGTGATTGACCCCGCCAAGAAATTGCGCCTCACCATCACCTATCCCCCCAGCACCGGACGCAACTTTGCCGAAATCCTGCGGGTGATTGACTCTCTGCAACTCACCGATAACTACAGTGTGGCCACCCCCGTAGACTGGAAAGATGGCGATGATGTGGTGGTTTCCCCGGCCATTCCCACGGAAGAGGCTCGTCAGCGGTTCCCCAAAGGCGTGACGGAAATCAAGCCCTACCTGCGGATGACCCCTCAGCCCAACAAGTAAGTTTCATCCACACACTTCGGTCTGGCCCTAGGGGGCTAGATCGGGATGATCCAGGCGCATTCTACCGAGTGCGCCTTTTTAGATGGGCTATTTTCATGGAGCTTGCCTAGAATCTGATCCTCCATCCCGGTTGGTGAGAGTGATACTAGAGTGGGCCTTAGCTGCGAATGCGCCCTATGCCCCTTTGAGCATTCGGGGGCTTTGATGCGACTTTAGCTATCCGGCAGCATCTCCTAGGGCAAAAAGCCGGATTGCATGAGTTCTTGACTCCCAGTTAGGTTGGCACGATCCGATATCTGCTGCCCAAACCGAATCATATCGCTGAGGGAAAAGTCCATCCGCCATAGGCACAGGGCGAAGAGCATCCAGACCGCCGAACTAAAGACGATGTGGGATGCTTTGAGACCTTGGAAATGCATAGCCGACTCCAGACACAATCAGAGCGATAGGGAACAGGGATTTGAGGAGAGATATCTTTAGGTCTTCTACGTAAATGCCGAAGATATATTCCTTGGGTTCTATGTAATCCCCTATACCTAAACCCCAGAGGTTATCCGGAGGGAAATCCAGGCGTGAATATGAACTTCTGTAACGGTCGATCTGATCTGGGTGGGATAGGT contains:
- a CDS encoding helix-turn-helix domain-containing protein, coding for MRVRKVQEVICDDLPEKLEGVRRNAGISLLKICKRLDISPTYWYRLERGETDTINYELIQKIEQELSCDFGINFPDSPKRNSKKGRQGMDLSRLQWIKVVTPPADYHSHWAYTPQEIEKMKNSGSQVINHGETTIFPLGFRGKQNVPLEVGDLIALKQHAKITHIVEVLDEQFFGTDEWSNRYVKIIWWKPDTDWASLPHAKEVLGVDLTPMKGTPYLFDSFKDFSSTWKGPDSLKEFQAFVLNQLSKI
- a CDS encoding aldehyde dehydrogenase family protein, whose protein sequence is MANEDPIFAPVIVAITAQDFDDILCISDDTDDGLAGELYFRPPFPIERGQTDLAVVNLYTNRSSRRHNTGRHTPVNPDCDGATPGTRRQSLR
- a CDS encoding peroxiredoxin, whose translation is MTLQLGDQVPNFTQQSSEGEINFYDWAGESWVVLFSHPADYTPVCTTELGSVAKLKGEFDKRGVKVIALSVDSAESHNGWIGDINETQGVAVNYPILADEDKKVSDLYGMIHPNANAKLTVRSVFVIDPAKKLRLTITYPPSTGRNFAEILRVIDSLQLTDNYSVATPVDWKDGDDVVVSPAIPTEEARQRFPKGVTEIKPYLRMTPQPNK